A region of Pieris rapae chromosome 20, ilPieRapa1.1, whole genome shotgun sequence DNA encodes the following proteins:
- the LOC110995946 gene encoding BSD domain-containing protein 1 — protein MAETNSQNPSNATTPSTEDRSSGNWWDSWLTSAKSKSAEVYTMVKKDLAEIGTAVKSEASHVFNSTSTAIGETWKMAVPEPQTNAMKKSISSFIGQVSTVLNPEPDDEDDTEVILSSGDTTMLSTYKKELESLQRVDATYIVPPDMLHFTAWRESLENDDVISPVAAVKRLNNSPILKTQYEKLVPDACSHDEFWERYLFRVALLQDRLAAMSRKVPADSVTDDPVLAHLPQEITPIQTSPKKVLSGLTETPEVDNVVAWEDEDFANDVELTEEQQILLLEEYEKEIESKKQKQTKDVANNNAESPIKVATPKNKSPNKTKADECGNLVEDYFGDKEVNDDASANSDESWEKDFEVEEPATQKA, from the exons ATGGCTGAAAC GAATAGTCAAAATCCCAGTAATGCAACAACACCTTCAACTGAAGATAGGTCAAGCGGTAACTGGTGGGACTCCTGGCTGACATCCGCTAAGAGTAAG TCCGCAGAAGTGTATACAATGGTGAAGAAAGACTTGGCTGAGATTGGCACAGCTGTCAAAAGCGAGGCAAGCCATGTCTTCAATTCAACATCAACAGCTATAGGAGAGACTTGGaag ATGGCTGTACCCGAACCACAGACAAATGCTATGAAGAAAAGTATCAGTAGCTTTATAG ggCAAGTAAGCACCGTCTTGAACcctgaacctgatgatgaagACGACACAGAAGTCATCCTCTCATCTGGTGACACCACTATGCTCTCTACTTATAag aaAGAACTGGAATCCCTCCAACGAGTTGACGCGACATACATAGTACCTCCAGACATGCTCCACTTCACAGCCTGGAGAGAGAGCTTAGAGAACGATGACGTCATCTCTCCCGTCGCAGCCGTCAAGAGGCTGAACAACAGTCCCATACTGAAGACCCAGTATGAGAAATTGGTCCCCGACGCCTGCTCACACGATGAGTTTTGGGAGag GTATCTATTCCGAGTGGCGTTACTCCAAGATCGTCTTGCCGCCATGTCTCGCAAAGTACCCGCAGATTCGGTAACCGACGATCCGGTATTAGCTCATTTGCCGCAAGAAATTACACCTATACAGAC GAGTCCAAAAAAAGTTCTCTCTGGTCTAACCGAAACCCCTGAAGTAGACAATGTTGTCGCCTGGGAAGATG AAGATTTCGCTAATGACGTCGAGCTGACAGAAGAGCAGCAAATTTTACTTCTAGAAGAATACGAAAAGGAAATAGAATCGAAAAAACAGAAGCAAACTAAAGATGTTGCCAATAACAACGCCGAGTCACCCATAAAAGTTGCCAcacctaaaaataaatccCCGAATAAAACAAAGGCCGACGAATGTGGGAATTTAGTTGAGGACTACTTTGGTGATAAGGAAGTGAATGATGATGCTAGCGCCAATTCAGATGAGAGTTGGGAAAAAGACTTTGAAGTCGAAGAACCGGCGACTCAAAAGGCCTGA